TTACACATATCaacaaaatcctaatgcccaaatAGCATTTGGAAACGGAaaatcgagaaaaaaaaaaaaaagaaggccaaAGGCGAAATCTTTGTCTGTAATCAACTGATATCAGATATAAACTAACAGAAATCAAGTGCCGAAATAACAATTGGGGGAAAAACTTCAGAAGAAAACCACCTGCCTAAGTGCAAGAAAATCCTCTCACTCTCTGCAAAATATCCCGATCATAGCCTGCAGCATCCGATGAAACAAAAAATCCAAAGATACCAGCGCCGAAAACAATGCTCGAAGAGAATCTACGTAGAAATTTCAAGTAGATAAATGACTCCAGGAGCGACCGCGGATTGACTCAGATGAAGAAAACCAAACAAGGAGAATTCCAATTACAAGTGGGAGAGGAGTGGCATCGGATTTGCAAAAAGAAGCGATTTAAATGGCCGGGATTTAGAAAGGGAGGAAGCTATTAGAGTGGTTTGGGGATGAGGGTTTCTCTGGGAATGGTTTAAATTCGAAAGTTTTTGGTTTTGGATTTCTTTCGAGAAGGGCAACGCTTCAGCCCTAATTTAAGGGGCTGGGAGGTGACCTCACCGCGAGGTGTGGAATCTGTTAAATTGTTTTCATGGAATCTAAGGTTGCTCGTCTATttcacgtttttttttttttttttttttttttttttttttttttttttttttttttaatacaaacgAAGATCACACCGGTCTGATATAACAACagtttaaaaaattaagaaacaaaaaattttataaatttagcaGGCAGCCCTTTCTCTATTTCTAGATTCCATCATCAGAGTGGTCGGCAACAAAAGCTGTCACCCAATCTGCTGCAGTATTAGCCTCTCGATGATTTTGACTGCAGCAGCGTGACGAAGAGTGGTCCTGACATCCTGGATAAGAGGATGGCCTCCGAGCTGCCTGGCACACCCCTGAAGTCAGGTAATGATAATGGCAGAGTCACCTATAAAAAAAATCTGCTTCGCATGAAGTTGCTGTCTGGCAAAAGTGACCTCAGTCCAGGCAGCATGAAACTCTGCACTAGAGATAGAAGACTCAAAAAGGTGAGAGTCACCATCTATTAAAAATCTACCATCAGAGCTGCGGATAACAAACCCAGCTCTGCCCCGCCTGCCTCTAACGCTGCCATCGAAGTTGACCTTGACAAATTCCGGAGGTGGGGGCTCCCAAGAGATAGAAAGAACCCTACAGGATGCTATCAGAGCAGCCAAAGAGCTCCAGAGATCGGGGATGTTAAGGATCGAGTAGCAGTGTCAGACCGACAATATTCTTGAGCAAGACTAACAGCTATGTCCAAAACTCGACAAGCCAGAGTCACATCACCATCAAAGATGAAGCTATTCCTAGACAACCAGATCTAGTAAGTAGTGTAAGCCAGTGGTCCAGCAACAGTGATCAACCCATCACTCATGCTCTAACGAATCAAGGCAAGGAAAGAATCCAACCAGGGACCAGTGCTCGTCTCCCAAGGAGAACCGCCCGCCTATTGCCAAATAACCCTTGTTCTTACGCAGCGCAACACAACATACTCTATGGAATCATCCTCCATCCCACAAATAGGACAAGAAGTCGGAATCTCCATGCCCCTATCCCTGAGAAAAGGTCGAGTAGGAAGTCAGATCCAGGCCAGCTTCCAGAGAAAGATCCTCACCTTGAGGTAGGCAGCAACTTGCCAAATCCAAGTAGTGTCGATCCTCCTAGTAGGTGCCGGTGCATACAGTTGAGAAAGGTCTCTCAAGAAGACTCTAAAGCAGCAGGAGTACCTCCAAACCCTCGCATCCTGAGTGGGGTGCACTGGAACGGAGATGGCAAGGATCCGCTCCGTATGTGGGCTCCCAAAGAGCCTAGTAATCTCCTCTCATCTCCGGTTGGAACATCAGCAGTGATGAGGCCAAAGATCCTCATGTGGCCGTCCACCTCAGTGCTGATGAGGGTCGGCCAGCGGTAAAGAGAAATGTCTGAAATTCAGGCATCCTAGGTCACCTCCACTGATCGTCCGTCTCCAATCAAGCATCTGATCTGGTCCATGACACCAGGTCCATGGGCACAAATCTTCCTTCGTATGAAAGAGCATCTTCGGAAAGCAGGGATGGGGGTCCCGAGGCTCCAGCCGCCATAGCGGGCCCTCATCATTCTACTCCACAAATAGTCAGACTGGAGCAAAAATTTGGCAGCATGCCTCACGATCAAAACCTCCTGTCTCGTCACTAAGGAGTGGATCCCCATATCACCATCTCGCATGAGCTGGCACACTACATCCTGGGAGAGAAGATGAACACCATGATTATCACAGTCAAACCCCATAAAAAGTTACAAAATTGCTACTCCATCCCTCTAATACAAGCAACTGATACAATTGTGTTCACCAAGAGGTATATTGTAACAGAGCTCAGTACCAATCGCACCATCATCATCCTGCCCATGAAGGATAGGGCACTTGCCTACCAATCTTGAAGATGCTCCTAGACCTATTGCTCTAAAGGTCTACACTCAACCCATTGGAGTCGACGGCTCGTGATCGAAACTATGAGGTAAGACAATATCTCAGTCTACTTTCGAATCTCTAGGATCTCCCTAATCGCTAATTTGGCCTGGGACTTCATTTTTGGGTTGAAAAAAGTTAAATCGTATAGGGTATAAAGTTTTAGCAATTGGATCTATCACTGATAACCTATGCCATATCCGAAAAATCCAAGACAAGCTACGATATGATcatgaaaaattataaattataatttctaaagTTATGAAAataacaacaataatattatGGCAAGTGGTAATGCTACTCAGAGTTATAGGGTTCaaaaaatagtatgataaaatattatgaaaaactAGCATGGAACCCGCGCTACGTTGCGGGTCTTAATAAATAGAAAGCAGAATCAAAAAATCCTCAATCTTTGGTGCCTTTAGAACATTTGTTAAGAACATTACATAAAATAGTGATTGTGTGtttgaattataaaaatattcataaatcataaatattcatcaaagaattaaaaaatatccttttaattgATATTTCTTAATCAGAATATATAGTTAGAACAATAgaagattaaataataaatagaagAGCTATAGTTTCTTTACTTCATAAGCATCACGGTTAGttaattgaaaaaatattttttataaaaaaatcttcaTAAAAGAGAAGGTTAAGAAATGattgatccataatttttattacaaatttatgttcattagaaaaaatattaaataaaataaataaaatttttatgcctCATGCGAGAAATtaaacaataaaaatttaaaaaaagagaaaaaatttatttaaatagaaGAAAAGAGCCATGCCGATTTAGTTATAGAAATGCAAGAAATCAAATTATATacattctttttttaaaaaattgaataaaaaatattcaagagaaaaaaatcagaaatatATTTTGTCACTTATAGAAAAATTATAGGACCATCTGCATAGAGACACCTAAAAAATTTTTGTACTATAccctcataaaatttttatgcaccctattaatttaaaaataatttttctatataatttttataaggaTGCCCTCATATATttagttttttttctttctatgcaTCAGGAACTTATAGAACTGTTATgtgtctattttttttcttttaacccTAACCCTTTCTTACCTATCCACCACTGTCGCCGCTTCCAAACCCTCTTCTACTCCTCCGCTTTCGTCCGATCACTGCTATTGGCCTTTCTTCACCGAATTTTTTTTACCAGTGGCTATTCCATAGCCGGAgaggataaaagagagagagatgcagGTAGTCTTGCATTTTTTTGATCCCGATATCGATTTtgggtttcttttttctttctatcttttGTCTTCAGAGATAATACGGTAGAGGATAGTATCCCCGAAGCCGACCTTACGACGGGCGGTGAAAGCACTCTGCACCATTTTTTGACCTATACCAATATTCTCATCTCCAGGCAAATCAAAGTAAATCTCATTTTCAAGATCTATTATTTCTAACTATCTTCGGATTCTAttacttattattttttcttttctatttttttcctcttCATTTCAAATCCAAACCATATTCCTCTCTTTGTTTTCTCCACCatctatttcatttttttttgttctcttctCTGATCCAACTTTCCCTGCGACCCTGCCCTAACCCTAATCTTGCACttgctattttttcttttctatttttttctctttgttccaATTCAAACCATATTCTTCCCTTCCTTTTTTTGatcatttatttctatttttttttaaggttTTCTCTTCCCAATCCAACCTTCTTTGTATCCCTACCCTAACCCTAATcccaaccctaaccctaacccaagCCTCATCCCAAACCCAACCCCTTCTAAGATGTATTATTTCTATCCACCGTCGAATtctattgcttattattttttttctatttttttcctcttCATTCCAAATCCAAACcctatttctcttttcatcttcCGCAccgtctattttaattttttctattcttttctcCGATCCAACTTTCTTTACAAGCCTACCCTAATCTTAATCCTgcacttattattttttcttttctatttttttctctttgttctgATCCAAACCGTATTCCTCCCttcctttttttaattatttattttcattttttttcgagGGGGTGGGGTTCTCTTCTCCAATCCAACCTTCTCTGCATCCCTACCCTAACCCTAATCGTAACTCGAGCCCCAACCCTAATCTTACCCCTAACTCTAACCCTAACCCTCagcaaaccctaaccctaaccctaaccctaaccaacCCTTTAGCCTAATCCTAATCCTAGCCAGATAGCTAACCCTAATCAGGTCTTCTATCGTAACCCTAACCATAATCGAATCCACTAACCTGTTAGCCGAATGACCTACGATCCGTTTGGCTCGCTTGTTAACTGATTTGTATGGATCCAATCGTGATCCAtccctaacccattaacccatatcttcttttctcctcttAATCCATCCACTTCTTTTTGTTCACCAAACCCTAACTCGATCCATCAAAACCTATACATATTTTTCTTTCTGTTCATTGAAAAGCTTCATAGCAAACCTCTGTTCCTTCTTTTTTCTGTTCACTGGAAGGCTGCTGAATCTAAGCAACAACCatagcattttttttcttttatatggaCATTAAGGAAAGCTACCATAGCATGGAAGCAACCCTTTGTCCCTCTCTTTCCTCACATGATGTTTGTAAATAAAAGAGTGAAAGACTATGAAAACATAGGCAACAACCCCCCTGCATACCTAATAAGAAACAGCATACCATTTCTGATATCGCGGTGAAAGAAAAATTTAATTGATGAGGGAATGAAAATTACAAACATTTGGTAAAAGCAAAtcccaaaaataaataaaggcccTAAGCTCATCTTCCCTAGCTTCCTTTACTCGATTTTTCTTGTCTGCTGCCATCCTCTTCGATCTTTCTAATCCTCAATAAAtctaatgaaaaataaaagaagcagCAATCAAAAACAgacccacaaaaaaaaaacacTCCCCACCTCATCTTTTCTATTAAGCCATTCTTGATGTTTGAATGATGCTTTGAACCATCCCACGTACATATAAACTAAAGCACGGAAAGAAATCAATAAGATAATCTATGCTttggcatcaattttttttaatttttttttctaaaaattttgtctCTGAGATTTCTTTTCATCCACCCCAtttttcactctttttttttttttttttttgcgtatgCCTCTCTCGTGACAAGAAATGGCATGGGAGAAGAGAGCCACCATACAAAGAGCTCTATCCCATTcctctcattctttttttttcatgcacCTCTCTCATGATAAGGAATGGCATGGAAGAGGAGAGCTAGAGCAGAGCTGGTTTGCTCCACCACTGAGAGCATCTCTGACCCATCCAATCTAAGctgctctcttttttttggaCGAAACATCATTTTTTCTTACATGCTGGATACGCGCCATTTGTCCCCCCATGGATAGCTGACACTTATTGCGCTGAGGAAGTCTTGATCTCAATTTTAATTTATTGTATATATGAGAGCTGAAAATGATTGATAAAAATTGTATAATTAAAGAAATGGATGGTATCTATGTAAAATTATAAAAGTTATTTATAAATTTAGTATAGGAAATAAGAATATGTATTAAATACATTAATAGAATACTAAAATCTCTCTGCTCATTGCCCACAAAGAGgggcaaaaaaaaattcttttgtttTATGGGGCTTAgaatgtattttttttgaaatgcaGTCTATTTTgtattacaaatattaatagatAGTAGGTTACTTTTTATTCAAAAACAAAGACTTACAAGATTTTTAATTAAAGAAAGAAACTTGCGCAAGGGTTCTGCATGCAAGATATTCATGTGGAAAAAATCCaaataaaatttatcctttctAATTTCTACCGGTAGTGTTACCAAGGTGCctgcaaaagagagagaaaaatttttttttggccccCATTCAGAgaaactgattttttttttcaaatgataAGAACTgaattggtattttgaaaatgcAAATTAAGCATTGCTTAAAACATGCTTTAAACTCATTTTTTAAATTCTGCTTTCCCTAGTAACCCTTATTTTAGTAGGAAACCTTTTTTTTTggtatctgtaaatgtaatgccACGTGGATAGGTTAGCTTGACCCTAACCTAAACTTTAAGCCACCTTATTAATTTAGCTAAAACTTCAATGATGCTTAGATTCAAATGAGCCCAACGCAGATCAAATTAGGTTTTAAGGTATGGATTGAAGTAAAGATGCAAATAAGTAAGCCGCTTGTAAATTACTCGAGCTTGACTCGATTCGAGTATTATCAAGTTCGAGTCGAGCTCAAATACTTTTTTGAATCGAGTTCGAGTAGCAAAATATTCGACTCAAAAGCTTGCGAGCCTActcgaatttatatatatttttaataataatatttttatttataatatatatatattaatatatatattactaATAAACTAAGATTCGATTTCGAGCTCGAGTATAACTCAATTGACATTCGAGTTAAATCGATCTTGAATTTTACCTATTTTTCACTAAGCCAAACTCGAACTTGAGATATTAACACTCGATCGATCTTGAATCAAATTTCGAAACCGAGTATTTTAAGTCAAATCAAACTTGAGCTTCTAGTTATTTAACTCATCTCGACTCGATTGCACCCCCATTTAAGCAAAGCAATATGAATCCTGTagccattctctctctctctctctctttccatccctccctccctccttaCAAGGCTCTTCAATCTCTTCATAAATCCTTGCTAATTTGATAGTTTGAGATCCTAAATCCaagtttcaatacataaattgtttCCAGCATGATGAGCAATTCCATTAAGTTCAACTCCTATTACACCGAGGAGTTGAATTGAGGAGGACCCGACAAGCAGTTGCTCCAACCACGTACTAGGATGGATTGCAGCGTACAAGCCGTTTTCTAACCCTGCTGCACCGGTCCTCTCAGAAAAATCATTCACCAACTTGCACTGCTTGCCTATTACTTGCATAAATGATAATTTATTTTCATACAAGCGTAATGCGGTTTGAAGCATGTTGGTTTGGATTGTAACATTACATCAAACGAATCAGCAAAATTAAAACACCACCTTTCCAAgtctaaggaaaaaaaaaaactctccttTGATGACCGAAACAAATCTAAGGAACAAAAAACAATCAACCTTGATGACAGGCGCATGCTGCTCGAGGGGGAAGCCTTCTTCCCCACCCCACGTTTACCACCAGCACTTTCCGCCGTCTTCCCATCTGACGATGATCCCCGTGGCTTCGCCTGGGCCGCAGGTATATGCCCCCTcccctcctggatcaaaggtacaTTGAAGCTGAAGAGGGACTTGAGGATGCCGTGGATCTTGACCTTTGTGACATGATATAAGTGCAAGAAAATGAAGGTAGaagacaattttttttaaaacatatgCTAATTAAATTCATATAATCCATACATGTGTTCTCTTTATAAATTGTAACAAAGAAAAATGCATAATTAAATTAGCATGTAAGAATTTAAACACATGAACTTCtctggagaagaaaaaaaagccaATCTGCCACCAGAAGTGATTGAAAACTTGAGTCACACACATCACAACTACTCCATTGATCTCAAATAATCAAGAATGAAACAAAGCAACTCTCTcaatttgggtattggatatctctAGGCAGGAGCAACTGAGCCCCTTCCTATCATGCAAGAATGGCAAAGGACTAACATGATATGAAACATAAGCAGAAATTAGTAACATCAGTATCCTACAAAAAGAGTCAATGCTCTATCTACAAAATTAACCATCTAGAAGAGATCCATATTTAGGTCCAACAGGAATATAGAAAAAGAGATATTAAAGTTAATTTTACATAAAACGAAACAGAAGCTGAGATTTGATTCCTGGCATTAACCCAGGCACCGACCCGAGCAAGATGAAATATAAGGTAGAGAAAAGCTGAACAAAGTCAATGCCAGGAAATGATGGACAAATCTAAGCTCAAAAAACATACAGGTTGTTGGTTTCTCATCTTTGTAACAACATATAAAGAGAGCACGAAGGTAATGTTTAAACCATCCATGTCACTACTTAACAATATCTGATGCAGCTGCAACATGTTTTTCTTGCAGCTTTTTCACCATGGCAATATGCTTCTGCCCTGCAATATGGTAGTCAAACACTTTCTGACTGTTGACCACAACATTGCAAATGGTGCAAACCTTAACACCCTCGGCAGCTGCCCCACCTTCTAAAACTCTCCTTTTTTTGGCTTCCAGCTCCCCTGCCGTTACTGGAGCTCCCTTCTTTTTGGCTTTCTCACCTACAGTTTTGCTTTTCTCAGCATCTGGGATTTCCTTCCTCTCCACTGTGGCTTCTGGAGCTTTAGCAGGATTTGCTGTAATAGACTCCTGAAGCTTCTGCAACGTTTTCTTGTGTTTTTTTCCTTGTTTGTGGGTCTTCAGAACTTCTGGCGTGTTACACTCTATCTTACAGACCTCACAATAAGCTGATTGCACAACCTTGGTGGCCTTCTTCCGGCCCTTCTTCTTTGCCTTTTTCGAGGTTAGATGTGATGCACTACCATGCAGGTGCAGGGGTCTTATCTGGGGTGGAGCTGCTGGCTCCAACCCATTGGAAAACCTTGCTAGGACCTGCAAGGTAAAATGTCATAGGAGGTTAATTCCacagtgtaaaaaaaaaaaaatgaaaaacagtCACAAACCAAACAAGTGCACAACATATCATGTCAGTGCCTATTCAAATCTCCACCCCATTCCCCCTCTCCACCTAACCATATCATACACACAAATGATAACAATAAGTGAACAGCAATAACAACAATAATACTAATGATGTACCCGGAACTGGAGCTTACAGCAACTCATAGGCATCTGAATACAACATAATATGTATCGGCATTACAAAAAGTAACCCTTTTGAAGGAATTAGTCTTCACCAGGGGTAGGACTTCTTCCATGATAACAATTCTACACTCAAACAAAACAACACAAGCCTGATTTGGGCAGGAACATTTACTGGATTGCATGAGGCCTATCATTACATACAGAGAAGCAGCCATACATTTCAGTATCTTCATCTAGTCCTCCTTATGAAGAGATCAAGGAAAGCTATCCACCTGTTGCTTTTCAAATATTCAATCTGTCCTCAGAAAAGACACCAATATCTCAGCAAACTGGAAGGTAAAATGCCTTGGCTGCTGATTATAACGTCAgcattgataaaaatatcaagggATTTACCATCGACCCACTAAATGCCTCCAGTCAATTGTTAGAGATGCAGAGGAAGAGCAAATCCACTTGTCTTAATACCAGAATTTTTTCAAACAATCTTTTCAGGACAACCATAGTGACCTTTAGTTTTTCATCTTCTATGTGCACAGAAACTTCACATTTTGCCATGCTACATTAATACCAACATAGAGGGTCAGCCTTGGGGCAACTGTAAAGTTGCTTCATTCTAACCTGGATGTCCCAGGTTGGAAGCACAGAAACAGCCTCTTCGCATGCAGGGGTTAAGCTGTGTACATTTGACCCTCCATAGGCCCTACAATGGTGGGAACCGCATGCACTAGGCCACACCTTTTATGTTAATACCAAGGCAACACTTCCTATTGTCCTTATACACATCACATCAATGCAAGTATTTGGAATCATAGAAATAGAATCAATTCTGAAAACAATGTGATGCTTCTATTAAACAAAATGTAAGTGGTTGGTGGAGTACTAAGTTTATTTCTTTCCAACAGATTAAGCAAAAGACATACTTTCTGTCTCAAAGGATTAGAATTCAATTTATTTTCAGTATATACCAAAAATGAGCGTAAACATAAATCATAGATCAGATGAACACTAACAAGGAAAACATGCATAATTCTAGATATAAGAGTACACAGGTAGCTGTGTGAAAGCCAATGAATGAATGAGTTTAGGTAATCTGGTAAAAATTAAGCCAGCATAGACAGGTTTTGGCAAGGAAAAGAGTTCGAGATGACTTGGACATGTGTCTGTAGCCATAGACGGTCCTGTTGGAGAGATTATAAATGCTATCTGAAGCATTAAAGAGAGGATAAAAATTGGGTCGCAGCATTGAGATGGATTTCCCAAGTAAACACAAGGTAGAAACCAAGGAGAGAGCTTATGATCGGCGATGTTGCTGTAGATTTGGATAACACAAGCATCCAAATATCTTCAAAAGTTGCAAGTCACGAGAAGGATAGCCACATGGTAAAGTAATTTGTCCTTTAAAACAGTAATAGAGGGAGTAGGATTAATGAGAAAAATAGCAGTTTGAATTGTATCAGCCCAAAACCTAGTGGATGTGCAAGATTGAAAAAACATAGTTCTAACAATATTACCAATATGTCTATGTTCTCATTCACCTGCCTTATTTTGTTGTGGTGTATGTAGACAAGAAATTTTGTAAATTCACcacatttatgaaataaattaaggaATTTTTCATTATCATACTTTTTTCCTCCATCAAACTGGAAGGATTTAATTTTCTGTTGAAAGATATTTTCAACTAAAGCCTTAAATTCAAGAAACTTGTCAAACACCTCATGCttgaattttaataaatatatccaTGAATGGTAAGAATAATTATCCACAAACAGAACATCCTTAAAACCAGAAATAGAATTAATAGGTGCTTGCCATATATCAGAATGAATTAGCTGAAAAGGAAAAGTCGAAAAAGACTCAGATTCATTAAAGGAAAGGTTCACATATTTGCCTATATGACACGCATTGCAATGAGACAAATTTATTTCAGATTCAAAGGACATATTATTCTCTTTTATAAACTTAGACAAAATCAATTGACTCGAATGACTTAACATCCTATGCCAAAAATTGCTGCTACGTGTCCTAGCAACCAAAGCAGATTTTGGCTTATTCTCTGTGCTTGCAACTTTTGAAAATAAGGGTAACATGATATTCCCGAACTACTGCATCATAGAAGTTCCATCCCGATTTCCTTGtccttaacaaaaaaaattagttgAGTCAAATTCGAATGTGGAGTTATTGTTGCAACAAAACTGATGAACAGAAAGCAAATTGCAGTTTATAGATGGAAcaacgaaaatatttttaaatcaaaagatcgaATAAGAGTATTCAATTTAATTTCACCAATTTTTGTAATAGAAAGCAGTTGACCCATACCAACAAAAATTTTATCTCTTCCACTATAAGGCTTAGAACTCAAAAGCATATCTGGATCTGACATCATATGATTAGAAGCACTAGTGTCAGGATACCAGACCTCCTCAAGGGATTCATGAAGGTTCATGGCTGCAAAAGTTTGTGAAAGGTTGTCAGAGACAAAGGCATGATTAAATCTCTG
This genomic window from Elaeis guineensis isolate ETL-2024a chromosome 13, EG11, whole genome shotgun sequence contains:
- the LOC105055987 gene encoding uncharacterized protein isoform X2, coding for MDYDSSWGEPQAAPPPVHHHLYYAPPPPHLHHPDVIQHHQQSQPSSSTAAYYYPNPNHYPAPRHDAPLPSSARAGALRQPAVEPYALRPHANHGGYDGLHAVPYSYPGAVPPAAAAGVGAPSAYYYGGGGEDPHSLAVKVAVRQYGVDPHSYGPCQGVHETFKCPDMSKTEILKCSRSQVLARFSNGLEPAAPPQIRPLHLHGSASHLTSKKAKKKGRKKATKVVQSAYCEVCKIECNTPEVLKTHKQGKKHKKTLQKLQESITANPAKAPEATVERKEIPDAEKSKTVGEKAKKKGAPVTAGELEAKKRRVLEGGAAAEGVKVCTICNVVVNSQKVFDYHIAGQKHIAMVKKLQEKHVAAASDIVK
- the LOC105055987 gene encoding uncharacterized protein isoform X3, translating into MDYDSSWGEPQAAPPPVHHHLYYAPPPPHLHHPDVIQHHQQSQPSSSTAAYYYPNPNHYPAPRHDAPLPSSARAGALRQPAVEPYALRPHANHGGYDGLHAVPYSYPGAVPPAAAAGVGAPSAYYYGGGGEDPHSLAVKVAVRQYGVDPHSYGPVLARFSNGLEPAAPPQIRPLHLHGSASHLTSKKAKKKGRKKATKVVQSAYCEVCKIECNTPEVLKTHKQGKKHKKTLQKLQESITANPAKAPEATVERKEIPDAEKSKTVGEKAKKKGAPVTAGELEAKKRRVLEGGAAAEGVKVCTICNVVVNSQKVFDYHIAGQKHIAMVKKLQEKHVAAASDIVK